In Nostoc sp. UHCC 0926, a single genomic region encodes these proteins:
- a CDS encoding GNAT family N-acetyltransferase, translating to MNESQIQFSDRKSEIDLHQLQELLNISAFWAKDRSIEDLGIAIANSEPVISVCLGDRLIGFARATSDGIYRATIWDVVIHPEYQSNGLGSNLVKTVLSHPRIRWVERVYLMTTHQQGFYEKIGFQASTTTTMVLYNLAHLSFLPATEDQLQESLGG from the coding sequence ATGAACGAGTCTCAGATTCAATTTAGCGATCGCAAGTCTGAAATTGACCTTCACCAACTGCAAGAACTGTTAAACATTTCAGCTTTCTGGGCAAAGGACCGCAGTATTGAGGATTTAGGTATAGCTATTGCTAATAGTGAGCCAGTGATTTCCGTCTGCCTTGGCGATCGACTAATTGGCTTTGCTAGAGCAACATCTGATGGCATATATCGTGCCACGATTTGGGATGTTGTGATTCATCCAGAGTATCAAAGTAATGGGTTGGGAAGCAATTTAGTAAAAACAGTTTTGAGTCATCCCCGCATCAGGTGGGTTGAGCGTGTTTACCTGATGACTACTCACCAGCAGGGGTTTTACGAAAAGATTGGTTTCCAGGCCAGCACCACCACTACGATGGTGCTATACAACCTAGCTCACCTTTCTTTCCTTCCTGCTACAGAAGATCAGCTTCAGGAATCACTAGGGGGATAG
- a CDS encoding alpha-ketoacid dehydrogenase subunit beta: MAETLFFNALREAIDEEMARDSSVFVLGEDVGHYGGSYKVTKDLYQKYGELRILDTPIAENSFTGMAVGAAMTGLRPIIEGMNMGFLLLAFNQISNNAGMLRYTSGGNFKIPMVIRGPGGVGRQLGAEHSQRLETYFQAVPGLKIVACSTPRNAKGLLKSAIRDDNPVLFFEHVLLYNLKEDLPEEEYLLPLDKAEVVRQGKDVTIITYSRMRYHVLQAVKTLEKQGYDPEVIDLISLKPLDFDTIGASVRKTHKVIVVEESMRTAGIGAEVIASINDRLFDELDAPVLRLSSQDIPTPYNGNLERLTIIQPEQIVEAVEKMVALRV; the protein is encoded by the coding sequence ATGGCAGAAACACTATTCTTCAACGCCTTACGGGAAGCCATTGATGAAGAAATGGCCCGTGACTCCAGCGTATTCGTTCTTGGTGAAGATGTTGGACACTACGGCGGTTCCTATAAAGTTACCAAAGACCTGTACCAAAAATATGGCGAACTCCGCATTCTAGACACGCCTATTGCTGAAAACAGCTTTACTGGTATGGCAGTAGGAGCAGCGATGACTGGGTTACGTCCCATAATCGAAGGTATGAATATGGGCTTTTTACTGCTCGCCTTCAACCAAATATCCAATAATGCTGGGATGCTGCGCTATACTTCTGGCGGTAACTTTAAAATTCCGATGGTAATTCGCGGCCCTGGAGGTGTGGGAAGACAGCTAGGAGCAGAACATTCCCAGCGACTAGAAACTTACTTCCAAGCTGTGCCAGGGTTGAAGATTGTTGCCTGCTCCACACCAAGAAACGCCAAAGGACTACTAAAATCTGCTATCCGCGATGATAACCCTGTGTTGTTCTTTGAACACGTTCTGCTTTACAACTTGAAAGAAGATTTACCAGAAGAAGAATATTTACTACCCCTAGATAAAGCAGAGGTTGTGCGCCAAGGAAAAGATGTCACAATTATTACATATTCTCGGATGCGGTATCATGTGCTGCAAGCGGTAAAAACACTTGAAAAACAAGGTTATGATCCAGAAGTTATTGATTTAATATCCCTCAAGCCATTAGATTTTGATACTATTGGTGCATCAGTACGTAAAACCCATAAAGTCATTGTTGTGGAAGAATCCATGCGAACTGCGGGCATTGGAGCAGAAGTCATCGCCTCAATAAATGATCGCTTATTTGATGAATTGGATGCGCCAGTACTACGACTTTCTTCCCAAGATATCCCCACACCTTATAACGGCAATCTGGAACGACTAACAATCATCCAACCAGAGCAAATAGTGGAAGCTGTAGAAAAAATGGTAGCTTTGCGGGTTTAA
- the prmC gene encoding peptide chain release factor N(5)-glutamine methyltransferase has product MADKQPRVVSGLQLWQWRNTAHQAAIATDVPPMEVDWLLQEVAGLDRLALRLESFKNWPQIQMQLPLEELDQLWQRRLNDRLPVQYIAGVTPWRHFQIAVSSAVLIPRPETECLIDLALAAASGVSGHWADLGTGSGAIAVGLADVLPKATIHAVDYSLEALAIAQANAYNLGFADRIKFYQGSWWEPLAFLKGQFSGMVSNPPYIPTSTLPTLQPEVVNHEPHLALDGGTDGLDCIRHLIEISPSYLQPGGVWLIEMMAGQADAVRELLQNQGSYCKIQIHADLAGIERFALAYKS; this is encoded by the coding sequence ATGGCGGATAAACAGCCAAGGGTAGTTTCTGGTTTACAACTATGGCAGTGGCGCAATACTGCTCACCAAGCAGCGATCGCCACTGATGTGCCACCAATGGAGGTAGATTGGCTGCTCCAAGAGGTAGCTGGGTTAGACCGCTTGGCACTGCGTTTGGAGTCTTTTAAAAACTGGCCGCAAATTCAGATGCAGTTGCCTTTAGAAGAGCTAGACCAGTTATGGCAGAGGCGATTAAATGACCGCTTACCAGTGCAGTATATTGCTGGAGTTACACCTTGGCGTCACTTTCAAATCGCGGTGTCGAGTGCGGTATTAATTCCCAGACCAGAAACAGAGTGCTTAATTGATTTAGCTCTAGCAGCTGCTAGCGGTGTGTCAGGACATTGGGCGGATTTGGGGACTGGGAGTGGAGCGATCGCCGTCGGATTAGCAGATGTCTTGCCAAAAGCAACAATTCATGCAGTTGATTACAGTTTAGAAGCTCTGGCGATCGCCCAAGCCAATGCCTATAATTTAGGTTTTGCTGACCGGATTAAATTTTATCAAGGTTCCTGGTGGGAGCCACTGGCATTTCTCAAAGGTCAGTTCAGTGGTATGGTATCTAATCCCCCTTATATACCTACCAGTACCTTACCGACTTTACAACCAGAAGTAGTTAACCATGAACCACATCTAGCTTTGGATGGTGGCACTGATGGCTTAGATTGCATTCGCCATTTGATAGAAATTTCTCCCAGCTATTTGCAACCTGGTGGCGTGTGGTTAATTGAAATGATGGCAGGACAGGCGGATGCAGTCCGAGAACTTTTGCAAAATCAAGGTAGCTATTGTAAAATTCAAATTCACGCTGATTTAGCTGGAATTGAACGCTTTGCCCTTGCTTATAAAAGTTAG
- a CDS encoding L-threonylcarbamoyladenylate synthase gives MTQVSLTNLIAGARAGLLVSFPTDTVPALAAIPEKAGLIFVAKQRSQDKPLILMAASAEDLWLYVKGNENEYKVWQELAGKYWPGGLTLVLPASDHLPKVMNPIDPTTIGIRVPNSAIAQTILAQTGPLATTSANFSGQPPLQTIAEIEVQFPKVLTLATTEYQGEILGVGVPSTVAKWTGINWQILRQGAIKLEISTDNQI, from the coding sequence ATGACACAAGTTTCTCTAACAAATTTAATAGCTGGCGCACGCGCTGGCCTTTTGGTGAGCTTTCCCACAGATACTGTTCCTGCACTTGCAGCGATACCAGAAAAAGCAGGATTAATTTTTGTGGCGAAGCAACGCAGTCAAGACAAACCTTTGATTTTGATGGCTGCTAGTGCTGAAGATTTGTGGCTGTATGTTAAAGGTAATGAAAACGAGTATAAAGTTTGGCAAGAACTAGCAGGCAAATATTGGCCAGGAGGGCTGACATTAGTCTTACCAGCAAGTGATCACCTGCCAAAAGTTATGAACCCCATCGACCCGACAACAATTGGCATCCGAGTCCCAAACAGTGCGATCGCCCAAACTATTTTGGCGCAAACAGGCCCTCTTGCCACCACTAGCGCCAATTTTTCCGGTCAGCCGCCTTTGCAAACGATCGCAGAAATTGAGGTTCAGTTTCCCAAGGTTCTGACTCTAGCAACCACAGAATACCAGGGTGAAATACTAGGGGTGGGTGTACCTTCCACCGTTGCTAAATGGACAGGGATAAATTGGCAAATTTTGCGGCAAGGTGCGATAAAGTTAGAGATTTCAACTGATAACCAGATATAG
- a CDS encoding sensor histidine kinase encodes MNWSNWIYLGAGLALGISFHRLFARWLRPPQASSNVSFSSSPPAPLDQEDMPPVSQQLQQTQLAYQMAREMGQFKAGFLARTTHELRSPLNGLIGLHQLILSDLCEDAAEEREFIAQAHERTLKLLKLMDEILNVARTEHGSNKLDIQPRPLAQILEEVHNLTYMLAANRNFPLQLLPANPEIYVLADYLWLRQILISLIDIAITQMQEGSICISSSTVPTSNFVNIWLDIPTHAIPWSEPIDLIKSEEQPSQINQNNAALSPGMRLLINQTLVEVMGGKLEILPSTIVKEASGQTRLQISIPLVIPEADLL; translated from the coding sequence ATGAATTGGAGCAACTGGATATATCTAGGAGCAGGACTAGCACTAGGTATAAGTTTTCATCGGTTATTTGCGCGATGGCTACGCCCGCCGCAGGCATCGTCAAACGTTTCATTTAGCTCATCCCCACCAGCACCATTAGATCAAGAGGATATGCCACCAGTATCCCAACAGCTACAGCAAACGCAGCTGGCATACCAAATGGCAAGGGAAATGGGCCAGTTTAAAGCTGGTTTTTTGGCGCGGACTACCCATGAATTGCGATCGCCCCTTAATGGTCTGATTGGCTTGCATCAATTAATTTTGTCAGATTTGTGTGAAGACGCCGCTGAAGAGCGAGAATTTATCGCCCAAGCTCACGAGCGAACGCTGAAGCTACTCAAGCTGATGGATGAAATTCTCAACGTTGCTAGAACTGAACATGGTAGTAATAAATTAGATATTCAGCCCAGACCGTTAGCCCAAATTTTGGAAGAGGTTCATAACTTAACTTATATGCTGGCGGCAAATCGCAATTTTCCCTTGCAATTGTTACCCGCCAACCCAGAAATTTATGTTTTGGCAGATTACCTCTGGCTCCGCCAAATATTGATAAGTTTAATAGACATTGCCATTACTCAGATGCAGGAAGGCAGCATTTGTATTTCCAGCAGCACTGTGCCTACAAGTAATTTTGTTAATATTTGGCTGGATATACCAACCCATGCCATACCCTGGAGCGAGCCGATTGATTTGATCAAATCTGAAGAGCAGCCAAGCCAGATTAACCAAAATAACGCTGCTCTCTCGCCCGGGATGAGGCTATTAATCAATCAGACTTTAGTGGAAGTTATGGGAGGAAAATTAGAAATCCTGCCCTCGACCATTGTGAAGGAAGCATCTGGGCAGACCAGACTACAAATCTCTATCCCCCTAGTGATTCCTGAAGCTGATCTTCTGTAG
- the secD gene encoding protein translocase subunit SecD, which yields MQRQRSLLILILVLIIAAITVIATIPIPLGLDLRGGSQLTIQVKPSPEIPKITERELEGVKKVVEGRINGLGVSEPVIQTVSSDKILVQLPGVNDPEQAERVLGGTAQLEFRSQKPNTETQLFAFQASRAELKVKQEELRKSTDKAAIAKNQEDLQKNNQAIAQLFESTNPPLIGKYLKDAYGEPTQGNNWHVGIRFDQKGGELFANLTKNLAGTGRSIGVFLDNELISAPTVGIEFAAAGISGGSAVITGRFTAQQANDLGVQLRGGALPVPVEIVENRTVGATLGKDSIQRSIYAGMGGLLLVLIFMLVYYRLPGLIADFSLIIYALLTYATFALLGITLTLPGIAGFILSIGMAVDANVLIFERTREELRGGKTLYRSVESGFYRAWSSILDSHVTSLISCAALFWLGAGLVKGFALTLALGLGVNLFTAITCSRTLLFLTLGFPNLRKPELFCPNLSTSIKSGAEVQS from the coding sequence ATGCAAAGACAGCGATCGCTATTAATTTTAATTTTAGTCCTGATAATCGCCGCGATTACGGTGATTGCCACAATTCCGATACCCCTTGGACTGGACTTGCGCGGAGGCTCACAGCTAACAATTCAGGTGAAACCATCACCGGAAATTCCCAAAATCACCGAACGAGAATTGGAAGGTGTGAAGAAAGTTGTCGAAGGTCGGATTAATGGTCTGGGTGTTTCTGAGCCAGTTATCCAAACAGTCAGCTCAGATAAAATCTTGGTGCAACTACCAGGAGTCAATGATCCAGAGCAAGCCGAACGGGTGCTAGGGGGGACGGCGCAGTTAGAATTTCGTAGCCAAAAGCCGAATACAGAAACCCAACTGTTTGCTTTCCAAGCATCTAGAGCCGAATTGAAAGTCAAGCAAGAAGAATTGAGAAAGAGTACTGACAAAGCAGCAATTGCTAAGAATCAAGAAGATTTACAAAAAAATAATCAAGCGATCGCCCAATTGTTTGAAAGCACCAATCCACCGCTAATTGGCAAATACCTCAAGGATGCCTATGGTGAACCCACTCAAGGTAACAACTGGCATGTTGGCATTCGCTTCGACCAAAAGGGTGGTGAACTATTTGCCAATTTGACAAAAAATCTTGCTGGTACTGGGCGTAGTATTGGTGTTTTTCTGGACAATGAACTGATCAGCGCTCCTACCGTGGGTATAGAATTTGCCGCCGCAGGTATTAGTGGTGGCTCTGCCGTAATTACAGGACGCTTTACCGCACAACAAGCCAATGACTTAGGCGTGCAACTACGCGGTGGGGCATTACCCGTACCAGTAGAAATAGTTGAAAACCGTACCGTCGGGGCAACCTTAGGCAAAGATAGTATTCAACGCAGTATTTACGCTGGTATGGGCGGATTGCTGTTAGTATTGATTTTCATGTTAGTTTACTACCGACTACCAGGATTAATTGCCGACTTTTCTTTGATTATCTATGCGCTATTGACCTATGCCACCTTCGCTTTGCTAGGCATTACATTAACTCTCCCCGGTATTGCTGGGTTTATCCTCAGTATCGGCATGGCAGTTGATGCTAACGTATTGATTTTTGAGCGCACCCGTGAAGAACTACGTGGTGGTAAAACTTTATATCGTTCTGTAGAGTCAGGATTCTACCGAGCTTGGTCTAGCATTTTAGATAGTCATGTCACATCATTAATTTCTTGTGCAGCACTGTTTTGGTTAGGAGCAGGTTTAGTTAAAGGCTTTGCTTTGACATTGGCGCTAGGGTTAGGGGTGAATTTGTTTACTGCAATTACTTGTAGTCGCACACTGCTGTTCCTAACATTGGGATTTCCCAACTTGCGTAAGCCAGAGTTGTTTTGTCCCAATCTCTCAACGTCAATTAAGTCTGGTGCGGAGGTGCAGTCATGA
- a CDS encoding DUF6888 family protein, giving the protein MRIDERTKNVVILAGKENEIISYLDGKWRYV; this is encoded by the coding sequence GTGCGAATCGATGAACGAACAAAAAACGTTGTAATTCTCGCTGGGAAAGAAAATGAAATTATAAGTTACCTAGACGGGAAGTGGAGATATGTATGA
- a CDS encoding alpha/beta fold hydrolase → MATIEILGVPHAYELTAPTSCPHALVFIHGWLNSRGYWQPVISRLSDDLQCLSYDLRGFGESQSQVKTDFSRAQTSLSLMPISSSAVGSPMDSLYTPVAYAQDLAILLKQLNITSAWLIGHSLGGTIALWGADQIPECVKGVICINAGGGIYLKEAFEQFRSAGQKFLQVRPRWLSQVPLIDLLFTRASVARPLERYWARQRLIDFVVADPEASLGSLLDSTTEEEINRLPELVSQLKQPVYFLAGAEDKVMEPKYVRHLASFHRLFQYCGDNVLEIPDCGHLAMLEQPDAVADHIRSIVNSQ, encoded by the coding sequence ATGGCAACTATCGAAATCTTGGGCGTTCCACACGCATACGAGCTAACGGCTCCCACTTCCTGCCCCCATGCTTTAGTATTTATCCACGGTTGGCTCAATAGCCGTGGGTATTGGCAACCTGTGATTTCCCGCCTATCAGATGATTTGCAGTGCCTGTCCTATGATTTGCGGGGTTTCGGTGAATCTCAGTCCCAGGTAAAAACCGATTTTAGTCGGGCACAAACGTCTCTGAGCCTGATGCCCATCTCCAGTAGTGCGGTTGGCTCACCAATGGATTCTCTTTACACTCCTGTTGCCTATGCTCAGGATTTAGCAATTCTCTTGAAACAGCTGAATATTACCAGTGCTTGGCTAATTGGTCACTCCTTGGGAGGCACGATCGCTCTCTGGGGAGCAGATCAAATACCTGAATGTGTTAAGGGAGTCATCTGTATCAACGCTGGTGGTGGTATTTACCTTAAAGAAGCCTTTGAGCAGTTTCGCTCGGCGGGTCAGAAATTTTTGCAAGTCCGCCCGCGCTGGCTGTCTCAAGTGCCTTTGATTGATTTGCTCTTTACCAGAGCCAGTGTGGCTCGTCCTTTGGAGCGCTATTGGGCACGTCAGCGGCTGATTGATTTCGTCGTGGCTGACCCAGAAGCATCTCTGGGAAGTCTGTTAGACTCCACAACTGAGGAAGAAATCAATCGTTTACCTGAGCTAGTATCCCAATTGAAGCAGCCAGTTTATTTTTTGGCTGGTGCCGAAGACAAGGTTATGGAACCCAAGTATGTGCGCCATTTAGCTAGCTTTCACAGACTGTTCCAATATTGTGGTGACAATGTTTTGGAAATTCCTGATTGCGGACACCTGGCTATGTTGGAACAGCCGGATGCAGTGGCTGATCACATCCGGTCGATTGTCAATAGTCAATAG
- a CDS encoding DUF6887 family protein: MSKPDFMTMPRVQLRQYILDYREDDEAFQTYLDRFSFEDAVIFPAPQSIDDLENFPELDQQNFGVNTFTDIYISFG, translated from the coding sequence ATGAGTAAGCCAGATTTTATGACAATGCCCCGTGTCCAATTGCGTCAATATATCCTTGACTACAGAGAAGATGATGAAGCCTTTCAAACTTATTTAGATCGATTCAGCTTTGAAGACGCTGTAATCTTCCCTGCGCCGCAGTCAATAGATGATTTAGAAAATTTCCCAGAGTTAGATCAACAGAACTTTGGGGTCAACACCTTTACGGATATCTACATTAGCTTCGGTTAA
- the tsaD gene encoding tRNA (adenosine(37)-N6)-threonylcarbamoyltransferase complex transferase subunit TsaD translates to MATVLAIETSCDETAVAIVNNRKVCSSIVASQILVHQQYGGVVPEVASRQHLETINEAIAQALEQAQLDWEKIDAIAATCAPGLVGALLVGLTAAKTLAMVHNKPFLGVHHLEGHIYATYLSESTLNPPFLSLLVSGGHTSLIYVKGCGVYETLGQTRDDAAGEAFDKVARLLKLGYPGGPVIDKLAQQGNPQAFSLPEGKVSLPGGGFHRYDTSFSGLKTAVLRLVQQLEKDGGQVPVADVAASFQETVARSLTKRAIACALDYGLDTIAVGGGVAANSGLRKNLQAAAVEHNLRVLFPPLKFCTDNAAMIGCAAADHLSCGHTSPFTLSVESRLALTQVMKLYHPKS, encoded by the coding sequence ATGGCAACCGTTTTAGCAATAGAAACCAGCTGTGATGAAACTGCCGTCGCAATTGTTAACAATCGTAAAGTTTGCAGTAGTATTGTAGCCTCGCAAATTCTAGTCCATCAGCAGTATGGCGGGGTAGTACCGGAAGTAGCATCTCGCCAGCACTTGGAAACAATTAATGAAGCGATCGCACAAGCCCTAGAGCAAGCCCAACTAGACTGGGAAAAAATTGACGCAATTGCCGCCACTTGTGCCCCAGGACTGGTAGGAGCGCTGTTGGTGGGGTTAACTGCTGCCAAAACCCTGGCGATGGTACACAACAAACCATTTTTGGGAGTTCATCACCTCGAAGGTCACATTTACGCAACTTATTTGAGCGAATCAACTTTAAATCCCCCTTTCTTGAGTTTATTAGTTTCTGGCGGACATACAAGCTTGATTTATGTCAAAGGTTGTGGTGTGTACGAAACACTGGGACAAACCCGTGATGATGCTGCGGGTGAAGCCTTTGATAAGGTGGCACGATTATTAAAGCTGGGTTATCCGGGTGGCCCAGTGATTGACAAGTTAGCACAACAGGGGAATCCCCAAGCCTTTAGCCTACCAGAAGGAAAAGTTTCTTTACCTGGTGGGGGATTTCATCGTTACGATACGAGTTTTAGTGGGTTAAAAACGGCTGTATTGCGTTTAGTGCAGCAGTTAGAGAAAGATGGTGGACAAGTACCAGTGGCAGATGTAGCGGCTAGTTTTCAGGAAACCGTAGCGCGATCGCTAACTAAAAGAGCGATCGCCTGTGCCCTGGACTATGGTCTAGACACAATTGCAGTTGGTGGCGGTGTAGCAGCTAATAGCGGGTTGAGAAAAAATCTCCAAGCCGCCGCCGTTGAACATAATTTACGCGTCCTATTCCCACCTTTGAAATTCTGTACCGATAACGCCGCCATGATTGGCTGTGCTGCCGCTGACCATCTATCCTGTGGTCATACATCTCCCTTCACACTAAGCGTTGAGTCTAGGTTAGCGCTTACCCAAGTGATGAAGTTGTATCATCCGAAGTCATAA
- a CDS encoding Tic22 family protein, whose amino-acid sequence MKSFIRLGATLGLVGSTLLGTVFLGNLPVLALPEQQIKEKLDAVPVYLITNKQGIPLSRTLSEGQNGQKAGASVTNVYLSPQEAQAFITELRNVKGKDPKMEELVKSVQVTALPLGVIYQQVQQTKNQPNRLVFAFKPGDQDIRGAMDLLRQSGQKVEQLKSVPVFAVRFAPDKGYVSVNLAANNQQFYIPLFLSKQDAQGLLSQVKQKNPKADIQVLEVDGVIDALQKKNDEWLKQVVLVPSQESREYIIRTQPNNAPKTRATNPNNSRPSAAPKK is encoded by the coding sequence ATGAAATCATTTATTCGCTTGGGCGCAACATTGGGTTTAGTAGGGAGTACCCTGCTGGGGACTGTTTTTCTGGGAAATCTTCCAGTGCTGGCATTGCCAGAACAACAAATAAAAGAAAAATTAGATGCTGTGCCAGTATACTTAATTACTAATAAACAAGGTATACCACTGAGTCGTACCCTGTCAGAAGGTCAAAATGGTCAAAAAGCGGGTGCTTCGGTGACAAATGTTTATCTAAGTCCCCAAGAGGCTCAAGCCTTTATTACTGAGTTGCGGAATGTTAAAGGCAAAGATCCAAAGATGGAAGAATTGGTGAAAAGCGTACAGGTGACAGCATTGCCTTTAGGAGTCATTTATCAGCAAGTGCAACAAACAAAAAATCAGCCCAACCGTCTTGTATTTGCCTTTAAACCTGGAGATCAAGACATTCGGGGGGCAATGGACTTGCTGCGTCAAAGCGGTCAGAAGGTAGAGCAGCTTAAGAGCGTACCTGTTTTTGCTGTCCGATTTGCACCAGATAAAGGATATGTATCAGTTAACCTGGCAGCTAATAATCAGCAGTTTTATATTCCTCTATTTTTGAGTAAGCAAGACGCACAAGGTTTATTGAGCCAAGTGAAGCAAAAAAATCCTAAGGCTGACATTCAGGTACTAGAAGTAGACGGAGTTATTGATGCTTTACAAAAGAAAAACGATGAATGGCTCAAACAAGTGGTTCTAGTGCCTTCTCAAGAGTCAAGAGAGTATATCATCAGGACGCAACCTAATAACGCACCCAAGACCCGCGCAACCAATCCCAACAATTCACGTCCTTCGGCCGCACCCAAAAAATAA
- a CDS encoding type II toxin-antitoxin system HicB family antitoxin, whose protein sequence is MKQTTQFTAIIERERDGYVSLCPELDIASQGDTIEEARNNLIEALELFFETADPSEIQERLHTEVFVTRLEVNIG, encoded by the coding sequence ATGAAGCAAACAACACAATTCACTGCTATCATTGAGCGCGAAAGGGATGGCTATGTATCCCTCTGTCCCGAACTCGATATCGCCAGCCAAGGTGACACAATTGAAGAAGCACGGAATAATCTAATTGAGGCATTAGAATTATTCTTTGAAACAGCAGATCCTTCTGAAATTCAGGAAAGGCTACACACAGAAGTTTTTGTTACACGCCTAGAGGTAAATATTGGGTAA
- the secF gene encoding protein translocase subunit SecF: protein MKFSVVKQRRLWWAISATLMIISIVAMLISWQQLGAPLRPSLDFVGGTRLQFERDCTQPNNCTQPINISDVREVVDAEKLNNSSIQVVGKNQQGISIRTKTLDVEQRTQLQTALSEKIGAFNPKATQIDTVGPTLGRQLFTQGLLALVVSFAGIVIYLSVRFQVDYAVIAIIALFHDVLITLGAFSILGLVAGIEVDSLFVVAILTITGFSVTDTVVIYDRIREILNLHPNDHIDKVVDDAINQTLTRSINTTFTVLLTLFSLFLFGGETLRNFALALIIGFTMGAYSSIFIAGSLLAWWRERRSQYQVVENAEAIDTSASSQDS, encoded by the coding sequence ATGAAATTTAGTGTCGTCAAACAGCGGAGACTTTGGTGGGCAATTTCTGCCACCCTGATGATCATTAGCATCGTGGCGATGCTGATTTCTTGGCAACAACTAGGGGCACCGCTACGTCCCAGTTTAGATTTTGTTGGTGGTACGCGACTACAATTTGAACGCGATTGTACACAACCAAACAACTGCACTCAACCGATTAATATCTCTGATGTCAGAGAAGTAGTTGACGCCGAGAAGCTGAATAATAGTAGCATCCAAGTTGTTGGTAAAAACCAACAGGGAATATCCATTCGCACAAAGACATTAGATGTCGAACAACGCACCCAGTTGCAAACAGCTTTGAGTGAAAAAATTGGAGCCTTTAACCCCAAAGCCACTCAAATTGACACTGTTGGCCCGACACTTGGTCGTCAGTTATTTACCCAAGGGTTATTAGCTCTGGTTGTCTCCTTTGCTGGGATCGTTATTTATTTGAGTGTGCGGTTCCAGGTGGACTATGCCGTAATCGCAATTATTGCCTTGTTCCATGATGTTTTGATTACGCTGGGTGCTTTCTCCATCTTGGGATTAGTAGCAGGTATTGAAGTTGATAGCCTTTTCGTCGTTGCTATTTTGACTATTACTGGTTTCTCGGTGACAGATACCGTGGTCATCTACGATCGCATTCGGGAAATACTAAATCTACATCCTAACGATCACATTGACAAAGTTGTTGATGATGCAATCAATCAAACTTTAACGCGATCAATTAATACCACGTTCACCGTTTTGCTAACATTGTTTTCCCTATTCCTATTTGGCGGCGAAACCCTGAGAAACTTTGCCCTTGCCTTAATTATTGGATTCACAATGGGTGCATATTCAAGTATTTTCATTGCCGGTTCTCTCCTCGCTTGGTGGCGAGAGCGCAGGAGTCAATACCAGGTGGTGGAGAACGCAGAGGCAATTGATACATCTGCCAGTTCTCAGGATAGTTAA
- a CDS encoding GNAT family N-acetyltransferase, translated as MGFWKTWFSTPESVATSRTNPFEEHTVDAAGNSNPSSISEASLKEARIVFSTERDIDLYELEELCDAVGWSRRPLRKVKKAIEHSFLVASMWQVRGNQKRLIGFARATSDHAFNATIWDVVVHPDFQSQGLGKALMKYVLKKLRSEEISNVTLFADPHVVDFYRTMGFMADPEGIKGMFWYPH; from the coding sequence ATGGGTTTTTGGAAAACTTGGTTTAGTACTCCTGAATCTGTAGCGACAAGTAGGACAAACCCCTTTGAAGAACATACAGTGGATGCTGCGGGCAACTCCAACCCCAGCAGCATTAGCGAAGCTTCTTTAAAGGAGGCTCGCATCGTCTTCAGCACGGAGCGAGATATTGACCTGTATGAGCTAGAAGAACTCTGTGATGCAGTTGGTTGGTCGCGTCGTCCTCTAAGAAAAGTGAAAAAAGCTATTGAGCATAGTTTTCTTGTCGCCTCAATGTGGCAGGTGAGAGGAAACCAAAAGCGGCTCATTGGTTTTGCCCGCGCTACCTCAGATCACGCGTTTAATGCCACTATTTGGGATGTGGTGGTTCACCCAGACTTTCAAAGTCAAGGACTGGGCAAGGCGCTGATGAAATACGTTCTCAAAAAACTTAGGAGTGAAGAAATTAGTAATGTCACTCTCTTCGCCGACCCCCATGTTGTAGATTTCTACCGAACTATGGGGTTTATGGCTGATCCGGAAGGTATTAAAGGCATGTTCTGGTATCCTCACTAG